In the Pseudanabaena sp. BC1403 genome, ACATATGTGTAACTGAGTTGATAAACCAAGTGCTATGCCACAGCAATACAGATCGCAAACACATTCCCCAGATAATAAACGACCAACCACCGAGAAGATACAGCACAATGCCTAAAGGAATTTGCAATAGTAAATAATACTTGTCTAGCCATAAATAGAAGGGGGCGCGAGCCATTTCAGGGGCATATTTACGATATAGATTCGGATTAAAAAACTCTTCTTTAGGATAGATCATCCACAGCATATGACTCCACCAAAATCCTCTACGTGCGGAGTAAGGATCTTTCTCCATATCTTCAGTATGAGCATGGTGCAAGCGATGACCTGCGATCCAAAAGATTGGTCCCCCTTGCAAAGCCGTTGCACCAACTAAAGCGATCGCATATTCCAGCCATTTAGGAACTTGAAAGCTGCGATGGCTCAATAATCGGTGATATCCCAGACAGATACCAATACTTCCTAAAAACCAATGCAATAAAATCATGGTTCCTAAAGCTGTCCATGAAAAAAACCAAGGTGCTAATAGTGCTAATCCATGAACGATGGCAAAAAAACCTATTGATACCCAACTAAGCTTTAGCGGTTCAGGAGTAGGGGCAGAAGACGCAGGGAAATGCTCTGAAAATAATCTTGTCATGGTTTGTAAACTAATAATTCTAAAGATTGGAAAATGAGCCTCTTATTCCTGAAACTTGGCTATTCGCACCTCGCAACAAGAAACTAAATCCACCAGAAAACTGACCAAATATTGTGTCTAGAGGTGAGGATATACGGCGCTTCACGCCGTATATCCTCACCTCTAGATCCTGTGCTACCAAGATTTGAAAAGAGATACTATTTAGAGAGTATTGGAAGATTTTTCTCTATCTACATTTGAGATATTTTGTGTGGCTGAAGATCCTTGTGCAGATCCTTGCCAAGTACTACAAGCTTGATGAAACTCATAGCGAGGATCTTCTAGAACAGAACAAGGTTGTTCTTGTCCAGTGCAATCTTTGCATTCAATATTGCTCTCACAATGACTAATCAACGGACGAAGCTCATCAAGCAATATTTGCAGTTGCTGAATAGTCTCTTCAATGGATTTTGCTTTTTTGAGAAGACAATCATGTACGGCTTGACAAGTATGTGATTTTCCATCTTTAGCTGCCAAAATTTCTCTGATGTCATCTAAACTCAAACCCATCGCCTTGGTATGGGTGATAAACGCTAATCGATCTATATCCTCTTGGCTAAACAGGCGATAACCTGCTTCAGTTCTATGGGGTGAGGGAATTAAC is a window encoding:
- a CDS encoding fatty acid desaturase, coding for MTRLFSEHFPASSAPTPEPLKLSWVSIGFFAIVHGLALLAPWFFSWTALGTMILLHWFLGSIGICLGYHRLLSHRSFQVPKWLEYAIALVGATALQGGPIFWIAGHRLHHAHTEDMEKDPYSARRGFWWSHMLWMIYPKEEFFNPNLYRKYAPEMARAPFYLWLDKYYLLLQIPLGIVLYLLGGWSFIIWGMCLRSVLLWHSTWFINSVTHMWGYRTFETNDNSRNLWWAAIVTYGEGWHNNHHAYPHVAKAGWRWWEVDVTWWAIQVLRSLGLATKVIMPPAIKN
- a CDS encoding heavy metal-responsive transcriptional regulator translates to MLQVGEVSRKLGLNPQTLYFYERIGLIPSPHRTEAGYRLFSQEDIDRLAFITHTKAMGLSLDDIREILAAKDGKSHTCQAVHDCLLKKAKSIEETIQQLQILLDELRPLISHCESNIECKDCTGQEQPCSVLEDPRYEFHQACSTWQGSAQGSSATQNISNVDREKSSNTL